The following coding sequences are from one Dehalococcoidia bacterium window:
- a CDS encoding acyl-CoA dehydrogenase family protein gives MDLSLTESQQMLRQVARNFIEREAPKDAITALQGSETGFRPEIWEQAAALGWLGLLIPAEYGGAGGSFTDAAVLYEELGRGPVPGPFFSSAVLGALTVLEAGNEAQKRAILPAVAAGRQVLTVAITEPNNSWGPRGVQLTAQRRDGGYVLNGAKLFVSDALAATQIVVAVRTGPQERDISLLLVDASAQGVSSRVLSGFVGWQCEVAFQDVQAPASALLGGAENAGWAALERALEKALPVLCAYEVGGSQAVFDMSVAYSQTRVQFGVPIGRFQRVQDHIIRLVNHLDAARWTTYHALWKLDTGRPAAADVHMAKAVASEAYFEACNAAHEVHAGVGSAREYGLVAHTQMSRTLFHFLGDPKWHKRQMADALHW, from the coding sequence ATGGACCTTTCCCTGACGGAGAGCCAGCAGATGCTCAGGCAGGTGGCGCGCAACTTCATCGAGCGCGAGGCGCCGAAGGACGCGATCACCGCGCTGCAGGGCTCGGAGACCGGTTTCAGACCGGAGATCTGGGAGCAGGCGGCTGCGCTCGGCTGGCTCGGCCTGCTGATCCCGGCCGAGTACGGCGGCGCCGGCGGCTCGTTCACCGATGCGGCCGTGCTCTATGAGGAGCTGGGACGCGGGCCGGTGCCGGGGCCGTTCTTCAGCTCCGCGGTGCTTGGCGCCCTCACGGTGCTCGAGGCTGGCAACGAGGCGCAGAAGCGGGCCATCCTGCCCGCGGTCGCCGCGGGCCGCCAGGTGCTTACCGTGGCGATCACGGAGCCGAACAACTCGTGGGGGCCGCGCGGCGTGCAGCTCACGGCCCAGCGCCGCGACGGCGGCTACGTGCTGAACGGCGCCAAGCTGTTCGTCAGCGATGCGCTGGCAGCCACGCAGATCGTCGTCGCCGTGCGCACCGGGCCTCAAGAACGTGACATCAGCCTGTTGCTGGTAGATGCGAGCGCGCAGGGGGTGTCGTCGCGCGTGCTTTCCGGTTTCGTCGGCTGGCAGTGCGAGGTCGCGTTCCAGGATGTGCAGGCGCCCGCGTCTGCCCTGCTAGGCGGCGCGGAGAACGCCGGCTGGGCGGCGCTGGAGCGCGCGCTGGAAAAGGCGCTGCCCGTGCTCTGCGCCTACGAAGTCGGCGGCTCGCAGGCCGTCTTCGACATGTCGGTGGCGTACAGCCAGACGCGCGTGCAGTTCGGCGTGCCGATCGGCCGCTTCCAGCGCGTGCAGGACCACATCATCCGCCTGGTGAATCACCTCGATGCGGCGCGCTGGACGACGTACCACGCCCTCTGGAAGCTGGACACGGGCCGTCCCGCCGCGGCCGACGTGCATATGGCCAAGGCCGTGGCCAGCGAAGCCTACTTCGAGGCCTGCAACGCTGCGCACGAGGTGCACGCGGGCGTCGGCTCGGCGCGGGAGTACGGCCTCGTCGCGCACACGCAGATGTCGCGCACGTTGTTCCATTTCCTCGGCGATCCGAAGTGGCACAAGCGGCAGATGGCGGACGCGCTGCACTGGTGA
- a CDS encoding VOC family protein, translating to MFRGVDHVVIAVKDLEAAIKQYETLFGIAATDRGEPPGAGFKNAYFRFGPSYVELVSPTNDQGPVGRRVAASGDGVYLMALAVDDLPATLSELRGKGVRLLGDPGPDKPLSGQVFIHPGSANGVLTQLVER from the coding sequence ATGTTCAGAGGCGTGGACCACGTGGTGATCGCGGTGAAAGACCTCGAAGCCGCGATCAAGCAGTACGAGACACTCTTCGGCATTGCGGCCACGGACCGCGGCGAGCCGCCCGGCGCGGGCTTCAAGAACGCCTACTTCCGCTTCGGCCCGTCGTACGTCGAGCTGGTCTCGCCCACCAACGATCAAGGACCGGTCGGCCGTCGCGTGGCTGCAAGCGGCGACGGCGTCTACCTGATGGCGCTGGCCGTGGATGATCTGCCGGCCACGCTGAGCGAGCTGCGCGGCAAAGGCGTGCGCCTGCTGGGCGATCCGGGGCCGGACAAGCCGCTGAGCGGCCAGGTCTTCATCCATCCCGGTTCGGCCAACGGCGTGTTGACCCAGCTCGTAGAGCGCTGA
- a CDS encoding nitroreductase family protein, with amino-acid sequence MTTGERTAVFDTIRGKRDTRAYAGRPIPEETLHRILQAGRMAGSAKHAEPCRFVLLRDRARREEVGACGNFTAQLPAAAIAVAIVTLPPSGQWDAERAMSFDAGRAAQNMMLAAWAEGISSCPVTMHHHDDAARVLGLPEGHRCTWVLAFGYPADDAPPREQRQKLSLSEYIHEGRW; translated from the coding sequence ATGACGACCGGCGAGCGCACCGCCGTCTTCGACACGATCCGCGGGAAGCGCGACACCCGCGCCTACGCCGGTCGGCCGATCCCCGAGGAGACCTTGCACCGGATCTTGCAGGCGGGGCGCATGGCGGGCAGCGCCAAGCACGCGGAGCCGTGCCGCTTCGTTCTCCTGCGCGACCGTGCGCGGCGCGAGGAAGTCGGCGCCTGCGGCAACTTCACAGCGCAACTTCCCGCGGCGGCGATCGCCGTGGCGATTGTGACCCTGCCGCCGAGCGGGCAGTGGGATGCCGAGCGCGCGATGTCGTTCGACGCCGGCCGTGCGGCGCAGAACATGATGCTGGCCGCCTGGGCGGAAGGGATCAGCTCTTGCCCGGTGACGATGCACCACCACGACGACGCGGCGCGCGTGCTGGGCCTGCCCGAAGGCCACCGCTGCACCTGGGTGCTGGCCTTCGGCTATCCGGCCGACGATGCCCCGCCGCGTGAGCAGCGGCAAAAGCTGTCTTTGTCCGAGTATATTCACGAAGGCCGCTGGTAG
- a CDS encoding dienelactone hydrolase family protein, which translates to MSYEGMIAETVTIQGHNGDTIEAYYARPLGAGPFPGVVLIHHAPGWDEWCKEATRKLAYHGYAAIDPNLYHRAGPGSPDDVAARVRAGGGVPDDQVMSDVAGAMAFLRAQPYANGKVGMIGFCSGGRHTYLAACRLPGVDAAVDCWGGNVVVDDPNALNAMRPVAPIDLTEKMTAPLLGIFGNDDANPTPDQVNRTETVLKQLGKNYEFHRYDGAGHGFFAVDRAGYRSEQATDAWRKVFAFYERHLSAPAPVAAGVR; encoded by the coding sequence ATGTCGTACGAGGGCATGATCGCCGAAACGGTCACGATCCAGGGCCACAACGGTGACACGATCGAGGCCTATTACGCCCGGCCGCTGGGCGCCGGCCCGTTTCCGGGCGTCGTGCTGATTCACCACGCCCCTGGCTGGGACGAGTGGTGCAAAGAGGCGACGCGCAAGCTGGCCTACCACGGCTACGCGGCCATCGACCCGAACCTCTACCACCGCGCCGGCCCGGGCAGCCCCGACGATGTGGCGGCCAGGGTCCGCGCCGGCGGCGGCGTGCCCGACGACCAGGTGATGAGCGACGTGGCCGGCGCAATGGCCTTCCTGCGCGCCCAGCCCTACGCCAACGGCAAAGTCGGCATGATCGGCTTCTGCTCCGGCGGCCGCCACACCTACCTCGCCGCCTGCCGCCTGCCGGGCGTCGATGCCGCCGTCGATTGCTGGGGCGGCAACGTCGTGGTCGACGATCCGAACGCCTTGAACGCCATGCGCCCGGTCGCGCCGATCGACCTGACCGAGAAGATGACCGCGCCGCTGCTGGGCATCTTCGGCAACGACGACGCCAACCCGACGCCGGACCAGGTGAACCGCACGGAGACGGTGCTCAAGCAGCTCGGCAAGAACTACGAGTTCCACCGCTACGACGGCGCCGGCCACGGCTTCTTCGCCGTTGATCGGGCGGGTTACCGCTCCGAGCAGGCGACCGACGCCTGGCGCAAGGTCTTCGCCTTCTACGAGCGCCATCTGAGCGCACCGGCGCCCGTTGCTGCCGGCGTGCGCTAG
- a CDS encoding DUF6295 family protein: protein MCTYITEKTKVVGSAKGPKGWMRVDEANVYFDHPFHAPLDHALNIDFVPAAGAPGERVAVELSAESARGLVKAILAALESGVEAHAAAD, encoded by the coding sequence ATGTGCACGTACATCACCGAGAAGACGAAGGTGGTCGGCAGCGCCAAAGGGCCGAAGGGCTGGATGCGCGTCGATGAGGCGAACGTCTACTTCGACCACCCCTTCCATGCGCCGCTGGACCATGCGCTGAACATCGACTTCGTGCCCGCCGCGGGCGCCCCGGGAGAGCGCGTAGCGGTGGAGCTCAGCGCCGAGTCGGCCCGCGGCCTCGTGAAGGCGATCCTCGCCGCGCTCGAGAGCGGCGTGGAGGCGCACGCGGCGGCGGACTGA
- a CDS encoding MBL fold metallo-hydrolase, with protein sequence MAHHSRGDLGGNRNAFSLPAMLGGPSEASSDVLTLRWLGTANFEVNAGGRVFLLDCHYDRGPRMRPIGFGPRDVVRASEIFIGHPHYDHISDAAAVARRTGAKVIGHPIASEVVIREGLDPRQTEGYRGLGEGDVLEFGEYRVRILHGFHLMAHEDLPDPRPNVQALGQARQQFEDDLGPLSPKEQAHHDAVRARGSMDKAVLEEATMCLIFEFGDFRLVYRDSAGPISGEEQSFFEKIGGVDAAIVGFIGRPLMRRQLDERTLPLVALYRPKVLLAAHHDDLYPMWLDMATEPLKMAVSHLLPETTTVAPVYLEPVRIHMPSGRVLAPGEG encoded by the coding sequence ATGGCGCACCACTCGCGCGGCGACCTCGGCGGCAACCGCAACGCCTTCAGCCTGCCGGCCATGCTTGGCGGCCCGAGCGAAGCATCGTCGGATGTGCTCACGCTGCGCTGGCTCGGCACGGCAAACTTCGAGGTCAACGCCGGCGGACGCGTCTTCCTGCTCGACTGCCACTACGACCGCGGCCCGCGCATGCGTCCGATCGGCTTCGGCCCGCGAGACGTGGTGCGCGCCAGCGAGATCTTCATCGGCCACCCGCACTACGACCACATCTCCGACGCCGCGGCCGTCGCCCGGCGCACCGGCGCGAAGGTGATCGGGCACCCGATCGCCTCCGAGGTCGTAATCCGCGAGGGGTTGGACCCGCGGCAGACCGAAGGCTACCGCGGTCTGGGCGAGGGCGACGTGCTCGAGTTCGGCGAGTACCGGGTGCGCATCCTGCACGGGTTCCACCTGATGGCCCACGAAGATCTGCCCGACCCGCGGCCGAACGTGCAGGCGCTGGGCCAGGCGCGCCAGCAGTTTGAAGACGATCTCGGCCCGCTTTCGCCTAAGGAGCAGGCGCACCACGACGCCGTGCGCGCCCGCGGCAGCATGGACAAGGCCGTGCTCGAAGAGGCGACGATGTGCCTGATCTTCGAGTTCGGCGACTTCCGCCTGGTCTACCGTGACAGCGCCGGCCCAATCAGTGGTGAGGAGCAGAGCTTCTTTGAGAAGATCGGCGGCGTCGACGCGGCGATCGTTGGCTTCATCGGCCGGCCGCTGATGCGACGCCAGCTCGACGAGCGCACGCTGCCCCTGGTCGCGCTGTACCGGCCGAAGGTTCTGCTCGCGGCGCATCACGACGACCTCTACCCGATGTGGCTGGACATGGCCACGGAGCCGCTGAAGATGGCCGTCTCCCATCTGCTGCCGGAGACGACGACGGTGGCGCCGGTTTACCTTGAGCCGGTGCGCATTCACATGCCCAGCGGCCGCGTGCTGGCGCCGGGAGAAGGGTAG
- a CDS encoding MarR family transcriptional regulator, whose product MSNARSEIELRFRQAYWQAVRDLDVVRLRQWEQWHVTLPQLRVLYQVRRTPGITTGELARAIGVTVSTTSGLVGKLADRGLIERGSAPGDRRQIPLRLTTEGEALVGELRGPAVAFLDEVMQQLGGEIAGVTVALERLAGASATARAALPAAPDAEPAEAQR is encoded by the coding sequence ATGAGCAACGCGCGTTCTGAGATCGAGTTACGCTTCCGCCAGGCCTACTGGCAGGCCGTGCGCGACCTGGACGTCGTGCGGCTGCGGCAGTGGGAGCAGTGGCACGTCACCCTGCCGCAACTGCGCGTGCTCTACCAGGTGCGGCGCACGCCCGGCATCACCACCGGCGAGCTGGCCCGCGCCATTGGCGTCACCGTTTCCACGACCAGCGGCCTCGTTGGCAAGCTGGCCGATCGCGGCCTGATCGAGCGCGGCTCGGCGCCCGGCGATCGCCGCCAGATCCCCTTGCGGCTGACGACGGAGGGCGAAGCGCTCGTCGGCGAGCTGCGCGGACCGGCCGTCGCCTTCCTGGATGAAGTTATGCAGCAGCTCGGCGGCGAGATCGCCGGGGTTACCGTAGCACTCGAACGCCTGGCCGGCGCCTCGGCCACCGCCCGTGCAGCGCTGCCGGCCGCGCCCGATGCCGAGCCGGCGGAGGCCCAACGATGA
- a CDS encoding MFS transporter: protein MSVGGERPPLRATWASMRVRNYRLYFFGQLVSQVGTWMQSTALAWFVLSRTHSALALGAVSTFQFLPVLLLSLFGGVVADRFARQRLLIGTQSIMAVQAVVLAVLTSAHLINIPLIYLLAAVQGAANAMDMPARQAFVMEMVGPKDVPNAVALNSSQLQMTRLVGPALGGITVATLGTALCFYLNSVSFIAVLAGLLMMDPSRFYKVERPKRAAVLKQVGEGLHYAVTTPDICLAVITMAVIGTFGFNFQVFTPLIAQFVLHTSAVGYGLLTSCMAAGSVVAALCIAWLGRATRRVLLIGAACFSIVLLAIGLSGTWLLLAPLFVLLGMSSSVFTATNSARLQLITPAPLRGRVMSIQTLLFAGSTPIGSFIIGSMAQSAGVQPALATMGGLCIAGVAAALLYLRHTHTRLIPPGEELIVGAAAPRELVPAAATR, encoded by the coding sequence ATGAGCGTGGGCGGCGAACGGCCGCCGCTGCGCGCCACCTGGGCCTCAATGCGGGTGCGCAACTATCGCCTCTACTTCTTCGGCCAGCTCGTCTCGCAGGTCGGCACCTGGATGCAGTCCACGGCGCTGGCCTGGTTCGTGCTCAGCCGCACGCACTCGGCGCTGGCGCTCGGCGCCGTCTCGACCTTCCAGTTTCTGCCGGTTTTGCTCCTTTCGCTGTTCGGCGGCGTGGTCGCCGACCGCTTCGCGCGCCAGCGCCTGCTGATCGGCACCCAGTCGATCATGGCGGTCCAGGCCGTGGTGCTGGCCGTGCTCACCTCGGCGCACCTGATCAACATTCCATTGATTTACCTGCTTGCCGCCGTGCAGGGCGCCGCCAACGCGATGGATATGCCCGCACGCCAGGCCTTCGTCATGGAGATGGTCGGGCCGAAGGACGTGCCCAACGCCGTCGCGCTGAACTCCTCGCAGTTGCAGATGACGCGGCTTGTCGGGCCGGCGCTCGGCGGCATCACGGTGGCGACGTTGGGCACCGCGCTCTGCTTCTACCTCAACTCCGTAAGCTTCATCGCCGTGCTCGCCGGTCTGCTGATGATGGACCCCAGCCGCTTCTACAAGGTCGAGCGGCCAAAGCGCGCGGCGGTGCTGAAGCAGGTCGGCGAAGGCTTGCACTACGCGGTGACCACGCCCGACATCTGTCTCGCGGTGATCACTATGGCGGTGATCGGCACCTTTGGCTTCAACTTCCAGGTGTTCACGCCGCTGATCGCCCAGTTCGTGTTGCACACCAGCGCCGTGGGCTACGGCCTCTTGACCTCCTGCATGGCGGCCGGCTCGGTGGTCGCCGCACTGTGCATCGCCTGGCTGGGCCGGGCGACGCGGCGCGTGCTGCTGATCGGCGCCGCCTGCTTCAGCATCGTCCTCCTGGCCATCGGGCTGTCGGGCACCTGGCTGCTGCTGGCGCCGCTGTTTGTGCTGCTGGGCATGAGCAGCAGCGTGTTTACGGCGACGAACAGCGCGAGATTGCAACTGATCACGCCGGCGCCCCTGCGCGGCCGCGTGATGAGTATCCAGACGTTACTGTTTGCCGGCAGCACGCCAATCGGCAGCTTCATCATCGGCAGCATGGCGCAGAGCGCCGGCGTGCAGCCTGCGCTGGCGACAATGGGCGGGCTGTGCATCGCCGGCGTCGCCGCGGCGCTGCTCTACCTGCGCCACACGCACACCCGCCTGATTCCTCCCGGCGAAGAACTGATCGTCGGGGCCGCCGCGCCCCGCGAGCTCGTGCCCGCCGCCGCCACACGCTAG
- a CDS encoding LLM class flavin-dependent oxidoreductase, whose product MAAIDPANGVSGPASEGKRPPMQFGVLQFFSWPNRAVPLQTVYARALDRIDMMEHSGGYEAVWLAEHHFNTYSVCPSVHLMGMLVAARTAKLRIGTAVSLAPMYHPLRLAEEVALLDVLSGGRVNWGAGRGNDPTEFGVFGLDLDSSYAHFRENVEIVVRAWSEERISYSGQFTTVENIEVLPKPLQKPHPPVWLAASSPDALNWAGSQGYSILMDPHSPHGDIAAKFNNYKAALSTGGHTFAGRRIPMARLIAVAPTDDEARETARRGAQWTVSAYVNPNRRAQNRANHLRPAGAPPVDANVDPIDRYVNQVIIHGSPARMVDEILRLREEIGLDYLLCAPLSHQSFVLFTEEVLPALARQVAIGAAASAAD is encoded by the coding sequence GTGGCAGCAATCGATCCAGCGAACGGCGTGTCCGGTCCGGCGAGCGAGGGCAAGCGGCCGCCCATGCAGTTCGGCGTACTGCAATTCTTCTCCTGGCCGAACCGCGCCGTGCCGCTGCAAACCGTCTACGCCCGTGCCCTCGACCGCATCGATATGATGGAGCACTCCGGCGGCTACGAAGCCGTCTGGCTGGCGGAACACCACTTCAACACCTATTCCGTCTGCCCCTCGGTGCATCTCATGGGCATGCTCGTGGCGGCGCGCACGGCGAAGCTGCGCATCGGCACCGCCGTCTCGCTGGCGCCGATGTACCACCCGCTGCGCCTGGCCGAGGAGGTAGCGCTCCTCGACGTGCTTTCCGGTGGCCGGGTGAACTGGGGCGCCGGCCGCGGCAACGACCCCACCGAATTCGGCGTCTTCGGTCTCGATCTCGACAGCAGCTACGCGCACTTCCGCGAGAACGTGGAGATCGTGGTGCGCGCCTGGAGCGAGGAGCGGATCAGCTACTCCGGGCAGTTCACCACGGTCGAGAACATCGAGGTGCTGCCGAAGCCGCTGCAAAAGCCGCACCCGCCAGTCTGGCTGGCCGCGTCTTCGCCCGACGCGCTGAATTGGGCCGGGTCGCAGGGCTACTCGATCCTGATGGACCCGCACTCACCGCACGGGGATATCGCCGCGAAGTTCAACAACTACAAGGCCGCGCTCAGCACGGGCGGGCACACGTTCGCCGGCCGCCGCATCCCCATGGCGCGGCTGATTGCCGTCGCGCCGACCGACGACGAGGCGCGCGAAACGGCCCGCCGCGGCGCTCAGTGGACCGTGTCGGCCTACGTGAACCCGAACCGCCGCGCCCAGAACCGGGCCAACCACCTGCGCCCGGCCGGCGCGCCGCCCGTCGACGCGAACGTCGATCCGATCGACCGCTACGTGAACCAGGTGATCATCCACGGCAGCCCGGCGAGGATGGTGGACGAGATCCTGCGGCTGCGCGAGGAGATCGGACTCGACTATCTGCTCTGCGCGCCGCTCAGCCACCAGTCCTTCGTGCTGTTCACCGAAGAGGTGCTGCCGGCGCTGGCGCGCCAGGTCGCGATTGGCGCGGCTGCCAGCGCGGCAGACTAA
- a CDS encoding type III pantothenate kinase gives MLLAIDIGNTSVHVGVFIGEELRASWRLGTDRERLPDEYAILLLSLLRTCGINPADVRECVLSSTVPELTPTFCELTRRYFGCTPLVVGSGVRTGLRILYDNPRDVGADRVLDAVAAIKLYGPPLIIVDCGTATVFDAISRDGDYMGGAIAPGIGIAAEALFQRASKLHHVELEKPKLAIGKNNVHSLQSGIMFGYVGLVEGIVERFQRELGGGARVIGTGGYAATIARETDVFDAVNINLTLLGLRLVHELNRA, from the coding sequence ATGCTGCTCGCAATCGATATCGGCAACACCAGCGTCCACGTCGGCGTCTTCATTGGCGAGGAGCTGCGCGCAAGCTGGCGCCTGGGCACCGATCGCGAGCGGCTGCCGGACGAGTATGCGATCCTGCTGCTCAGCCTGCTGCGCACCTGCGGCATCAATCCGGCCGATGTGCGCGAGTGCGTGCTAAGCAGCACCGTGCCGGAACTGACGCCGACCTTCTGCGAGCTGACGCGGCGCTACTTCGGCTGCACGCCGCTCGTGGTGGGCAGTGGCGTGCGCACAGGGCTGCGCATCCTCTACGACAACCCGCGCGACGTCGGCGCCGACCGCGTGCTCGACGCCGTCGCCGCGATCAAGCTCTACGGGCCGCCGCTGATCATCGTCGACTGCGGCACGGCCACGGTCTTCGATGCGATCTCGCGCGACGGCGACTACATGGGCGGGGCGATCGCGCCCGGCATCGGCATCGCCGCCGAGGCGCTGTTCCAGCGGGCCTCGAAGCTGCACCACGTCGAGCTGGAGAAGCCCAAGCTCGCTATCGGCAAAAACAACGTGCATTCGTTGCAGTCCGGCATCATGTTCGGCTACGTCGGGCTGGTTGAGGGGATCGTCGAACGCTTTCAGCGTGAGCTGGGCGGCGGCGCCCGTGTGATCGGCACGGGGGGCTACGCCGCCACGATCGCACGCGAGACCGACGTATTTGACGCGGTTAACATCAACCTGACGCTGCTTGGACTGCGCCTGGTCCACGAACTCAACCGGGCCTGA
- a CDS encoding lysylphosphatidylglycerol synthase transmembrane domain-containing protein, which translates to MLRSVRFWLGLAISAAFIGLLFWRTPTGDIVRALKGANYWWFLPALALYLASIWVRSFRYRFLVRDLAELSANQLFPVLCIAFMANNLLPARAGELMRVYVLGERYGLKKVSALGTVIVERLFDGLTLLLFFLVTVALLGSNGTLRGLAAVSVAVFLVALAIFGLILRWPQRAEALAHRVVALLPHPLQPLGRELSTSLLSGMVALRNPAALIVTVVTSPLAWGMESGVFWMVGQSFGLHLNLGWFMMAMAAGNLALTAPSTQGGIGPFEFFARQVIVIAGAGEGVATAYALVAHAMIIVPVTVLGLLFLPIYHLRLGEAPAQTAATEDVEEGDAPDPPRSRAVAER; encoded by the coding sequence GTGCTCCGTAGCGTCCGTTTCTGGCTGGGGCTGGCGATCAGCGCGGCGTTCATCGGCCTGCTGTTCTGGCGCACGCCCACCGGCGATATCGTGCGCGCCCTCAAGGGAGCGAATTACTGGTGGTTCCTGCCGGCGCTGGCGCTGTACCTCGCCTCGATCTGGGTGCGGTCGTTTCGCTACCGCTTCCTCGTGCGTGACCTTGCGGAACTCTCGGCGAACCAGCTCTTCCCCGTACTTTGCATCGCCTTCATGGCCAACAACCTGCTGCCCGCGCGTGCCGGCGAGTTGATGCGCGTTTATGTGCTGGGCGAGCGTTACGGGCTGAAGAAGGTTTCGGCGCTGGGCACGGTGATCGTCGAGCGCCTTTTCGACGGGCTAACCTTGCTCCTCTTCTTTCTGGTCACGGTGGCGCTGCTCGGCTCGAACGGCACGCTGCGCGGGCTGGCCGCCGTCTCCGTCGCGGTCTTTCTCGTCGCGCTGGCGATCTTCGGCCTGATCCTGCGCTGGCCGCAGCGCGCGGAGGCGCTGGCGCATCGGGTCGTGGCGCTGCTGCCGCACCCGCTGCAGCCGCTGGGGCGGGAGCTTTCCACCTCGCTGCTCAGCGGCATGGTGGCGCTGCGCAATCCGGCGGCGCTGATCGTCACCGTCGTGACCTCACCGCTGGCCTGGGGCATGGAGTCCGGCGTCTTCTGGATGGTGGGACAGTCGTTCGGCCTGCACCTGAATCTGGGCTGGTTCATGATGGCGATGGCGGCTGGCAACCTGGCGCTGACCGCGCCCTCGACGCAGGGCGGCATCGGCCCGTTTGAGTTCTTCGCTCGCCAGGTGATCGTGATCGCAGGCGCCGGCGAGGGCGTAGCGACCGCGTATGCGCTTGTCGCACACGCGATGATCATCGTGCCTGTCACGGTGCTGGGGCTGCTCTTCCTGCCGATCTACCACCTGAGGCTCGGAGAAGCACCGGCGCAGACCGCTGCTACGGAAGACGTCGAAGAAGGCGACGCGCCCGACCCGCCCCGATCGCGCGCCGTCGCAGAACGCTGA